The sequence GATCTCGATCGAGTCGACCGTCTTCGCCCACCACTCGGTCGAGTAGACCTTGATGGGAAAGCCGAAATAGCGGCTCTTGTTGAAGCTCGCCAGCGCGCCGCACAGGATCGGCAGATAGATCGCCACGACGACGAACAGCGTCCAGATCCAGATCAGGGCGCTCATGCGCTTGCCGGTCATGTCAGCGCCTCCCCAGCATGCGGTCGAGGTCGAGCTTCGACAGGGCGAACAAGGTGAGCCCGGCGATGAAGAAGGTGACGACCACCGCCATCGCCGAGCCGAGCGGCCAGTTCTGCGAATAGGTGAAGGCGATCTCGATGTCGTGCGAGATGACGATGATCGACTGGCCGCCGAGGATCTTCGCCTCCGCCGTGGCGCCGATGGCGAGCACGAAGGTGAGCAGCATGCCGATGAGGATACCCGGCATGGCGAGCGGCAGCTCGATCTCGCGCCAGATGAACAGCCGCCCGGCACCGAGGTCGCGCGCCGCGTCCACGAGGTCGCGCGGCACAAGGGCGAGGCCCAGCGTCATCGGAAACAGCATGAAGGGCAGGTAGGTGTAGACCATGCCGAACAGCGTGATGCCGGGGGTGAACAGCACTTCCGGCCCGCCCGGCAGGCCGAGCCATTTCAGCGTGCCGTCGAGCACGCCGTTCTTG comes from Ancylobacter sp. TS-1 and encodes:
- a CDS encoding ABC transporter permease, which encodes MSDIALAPVAESPAQIRHARRLSAGARCAMPVAVLLGIGFLAPLVAIFGYAFATPRSFDVFRSFTLENFATLFDPANTVWVSFVWSCGLALTTVAILAVLAYPIAYGLNMVFGRWSAFISVLFVFPLFVSENVRLYGWVLFYIKNGVLDGTLKWLGLPGGPEVLFTPGITLFGMVYTYLPFMLFPMTLGLALVPRDLVDAARDLGAGRLFIWREIELPLAMPGILIGMLLTFVLAIGATAEAKILGGQSIIVISHDIEIAFTYSQNWPLGSAMAVVVTFFIAGLTLFALSKLDLDRMLGRR